In Coccidioides posadasii str. Silveira chromosome 4, complete sequence, one genomic interval encodes:
- a CDS encoding uncharacterized protein (antiSMASH:Cluster_4.3~EggNog:ENOG410PWNB), with protein MPSCWVLNDHFFSLEDVQLASLIPNIKDPELDALETPTPLTPKDYTVKVVRDYSAFLQRHMNARVQAFLSHVAQLSIGRTGSSDLRLSARLGRIYTLRKPTAVFNTLCKEEKVREWLQEQIESGSNVYLVIGLRTLFDTSTEGGARLAQHYAGQFSLPVEEFAAGMPIGNVGASGRYEQGREATNRYVAPGEQIFGIRVKKLTFKFFEAREVDRMRLARNSVWMMADRSRAASHKDSEIVEAGLEGEESEDQDEDNSAQEDNNTDFVIIESGK; from the coding sequence ATGCCATCGTGTTGGGTTCTCAATGATCATTTCTTCTCGCTAGAAGACGTCCAGTTGGCAAGCTTGATTCCGAATATCAAGGATCCAGAGCTTGACGCCCTTGAAACCCCCACGCCATTGACACCGAAGGACTATACCGTTAAGGTAGTACGTGATTATTCCGCCTTCCTACAGCGTCATATGAACGCGAGGGTGCAAGCATTTCTCTCTCATGTTGCACAATTATCCATTGGGCGCACGGGGTCTTCTGATTTACGTCTTTCTGCACGTTTAGGCCGGATCTACACGCTCAGGAAACCTACGGCCGTGTTTAACACGTTatgcaaagaagagaaagttCGGGAATGGCTTCAAGAGCAGATTGAGAGCGGCTCGAATGTATATCTTGTGATTGGCCTTCGCACGCTTTTCGATACGAGCACCGAGGGAGGTGCTCGACTTGCACAACATTATGCAGGCCAGTTTTCATTGCCTGTAGAGGAGTTTGCGGCTGGGATGCCAATTGGTAATGTGGGGGCCTCTGGCAGGTACGAACAAGGGCGGGAAGCCACAAATCGCTACGTGGCTCCTGGAGAGCAGATCTTTGGTATCCGGGTGAAGAAACTTACATTCAAATTTTTTGAAGCTCGCGAAGTCGACAGGATGCGTTTGGCGAGGAATAGTGTCTGGATGATGGCTGATCGCAGCCGGGCCGCCTCTCACAAGGATTCGGAAATTGTTGAAGCTGGGTTGGAGGGTGAAGAATCTGAAGACCAGGACGAGGACAATTCCGCTCAAGAAGACAACAATACGGATTTTGTTATCATtgagagtggaaaatag
- a CDS encoding uncharacterized protein (antiSMASH:Cluster_4.3), translated as MILHPQIEAFPNLSSCGIFYPKDHISPGSSMASCSVSQGTKTPRNTCIMVFLIEALVFFRNLSPFGYSLLRHGVCPEASWSIAGDKTRKSSNDFDIDEDDGVFAGESLQKIVGWSETLYVLSQSSLIKGCYEPICILAAV; from the exons ATGATTCTTCACCCACAAATAGAGGCATTCCCT AATCTATCTTCCTGTGGG ATCTTTTACCCCAAGGATCATATCTCCCCAGGGAGCAGTATGGCAAGCTGCAGTGTTTCTCAGGGAACAAAAACCCCAAGGAATACTTGTATCATGGTCTTTTTGATAGAAGCTCTGGTGTTCTTCCGGAATCTTTCTCCCTTTGGATACTCACTTCTAAGGCATGGCGTCTGCCCTGAGGCATCATGGAGCATCGCTGGCGATAAGACAAGAAAGTCGAGCAATGATTTCGACATTGACGAGGACGATGGTGTGTTCGcgggcgaatccttacaaaAAATCGTTGGGTGGTCGGAAACATTATATGTACTTAGTCAATCCTCCTTAATAAAGGGGTGCTATGAGCCCATTTGCATCCTTGCGGCGGTGTAG
- a CDS encoding uncharacterized protein (antiSMASH:Cluster_4.3~EggNog:ENOG410PGYM~COG:B,D): MPAFSNGWLEGFQKRRSIKNRIYHGEAGSAIDAEQQMKSIGMALQHYNARDIFNCDETGLLWKLVPDRGLSTRSLDGRKKEKAWITAHLCCNSDGSERLPIWFIGKAQQPHAFRAAGINIENLNLKWRHNKEAWMTGILMEEWLRWFDSKMTGRQVVLLMDNFSAHALAVENINKSLYPLRNTLIIWLPPNATSKYQPLDQGIIYSWKCHWKRQWIIYMLEEYESNHDPLTTMNVLKALRWGIQAWDIDMAPATIQHCFQRALFKKTAVPPEDLSIIQISNDFQRLCTVSGIRNPMQIENFLNPAEEVVEDSSEDLERRIIEQLEPEEPEDEEETINMEADPQISTTEALDIVKRLRLYEEQQDKGDTELIQRLNHYERRLEARSLENQQRQDMTAYFVC, translated from the coding sequence ATGCCTGCATTCAGCAATGGCTGGCTTGAAGGATTTCAAAAGCGACGATCGATTAAGAATCGTATATACCATGGAGAGGCAGGAAGTGCTATTGATGCAGAGCAACAGATGAAGAGTATAGGAATGGCTCTCCAGCATTACAATGCCAGGGATATATTCAACTGTGATGAGACTGGGCTCCTTTGGAAGCTGGTTCCTGATCGAGGACTCTCTACTCGCTCTCTTGATGGccgaaagaaggaaaaggcaTGGATTACTGCCCATTTATGCTGCAATTCTGATGGATCTGAGAGATTACCTATATGGTTTATTGGAAAGGCTCAACAACCGCATGCTTTCCGTGCCGCAGGCATCAATATTGAGAATCTCAATCTCAAATGGAGGCACAACAAGGAGGCCTGGATGACGGGCATTCTCATGGAGGAATGGCTAAGATGGTTTGATTCCAAAATGACTGGCCGTCAAGTAGTGCTTTTAATGGATAATTTCTCTGCTCATGCACTGGCAGTTGAAAATATCAATAAGAGCCTTTATCCCCTACGGAATACACTGATTATTTGGCTTCCACCAAATGCAACGAGCAAATATCAGCCACTAGATCAAGGGATTATATATTCTTGGAAGTGCCACTGGAAACGGCAGTGGATTATCTATATGCTTGAAGAATACGAGTCGAACCATGATCCTCTTACTACAATGAACGTTTTGAAGGCCCTACGCTGGGGAATACAGGCTTGGGATATTGATATGGCGCCTGCCACTATTCAACACTGCTTCCAGAGAGCCTTGTTCAAGAAGACAGCTGTTCCGCCCGAAGATCTTTCAATAATACAGATCTCCAATGATTTCCAACGGCTCTGCACGGTCTCTGGTATTCGAAACCCAATGCAAATTGAAAACTTCCTCAATCCCGCGGAGGAAGTAGTGGAGGACTCTTCTGAAGACCTAGAGCGCCGTATAATTGAGCAGCTGGAGCCAGAGGAGCctgaggatgaggaagagACTATAAATATGGAAGCTGATCCGCAAATCAGCACCACCGAGGCCCTTGACATAGTGAAAAGGCTTCGCTTGtatgaagagcagcaggataAGGGAGATACAGAGCTAATTCAACGGTTAAATCATTATGAGAGAAGATTAGAGGCTCGGAGTCTTGAAAATCAGCAGCGGCAGGATATGACAGCGTATTTTGTATGCTAG
- a CDS encoding putative PKS/NRPS-like protein biosynthetic cluster (antiSMASH:Cluster_4.3~SMCOG1022:Beta-ketoacyl synthase~EggNog:ENOG410PKPR~COG:I) produces MTIDETHGMNGHGVAIGSDINGPITNGHARRTNGLRTNGISTNTAHMNGNSNTMNGANGVSASNIHSNGQIPIAICGMACRLPGGFATPDELWDFLLAKQDGRCRVPESRYNIETYYSDMKKPGTVSTQYGYFLDESVDVGALDMSLFTMARSEVERADPQQRLMLEVAHEAFEDAGVTDWRGKPIGTYIGNFGEDWLEMLGRETQPWGIHRISGSGDFVVANRLSYEFDLRGPSMTIRTACSSALVALNEACAAISRGDCESALVGGVN; encoded by the exons ATGACTATAGACGAGACCCACGGCATGAATGGCCATGGCGTGGCAATTGGTTCTGACATCAATGGTCCTATTACCAATGGCCATGCCCGTCGCACCAACGGCTTGCGTACGAATGGCATATCCACAAACACTGCGCACATGAACGGCAATTCCAACACGATGAACGGTGCAAATGGGGTCTCGGCCTCCAATATCCATTCCAATGGTCAAATTCCGATCGCAATTTGTGGTATGGCATGTCGTCTCCCGGGAGGCTTCGCAACGCCAGATGAACTATGGGACTTTCTTCTTGCAAAGCAAGATGGTCGATGTCGTGTCCCGGAATCGCGCTATAACATCGAAACATACTACTCGGACATGAAAAAGCCGGGAACGGTCTCAACCCAGTATGGATATTTTCTCGATGAGAGTGTCGACGTCGGGGCGCTGGATATGTCCCTTTTTACCATGGCAAGAAGTGAAGTAGAGCGAGCTGACCCTCAGCAACGGCTCATGTTAGAAGTGGCTCACGAGGCTTTCGAGGACGCCGGTGTGACAGACTGGCGAGGCAAGCCTATCGGTACTTATATTGGTAATTTCGGAGAGGACTGGCTGGAGATGTTGGGGAGGGAAACCCAGCCGTGGGGAATCCACCGTATCTCTGGTTCAGGAGACTTTGTCGTCGCCAATCGTCTCTCTTATGAATTCGATCTACGGGGACCAAG CATGACTATTCGCACGGCATGTTCGTCTGCTTTGGTGGCTCTGAACGAGGCTTGCGCAGCGATTAGCAGAGGCGACTGCGAATCCGCTCTAGTAGGCGGTGTCAATTGA
- a CDS encoding Type I Iterative PKS (antiSMASH:Cluster_4.3~SMCOG1021:malonyl CoA-acyl carrier protein transacylase~EggNog:ENOG410PKPR~COG:I): MSVAMQEQGVLSSDGSCKTFSADANGYARGEAVTAIFIKPLADAIRDGNPVQAVVRATSHNVDGKTPTLSQPSTDVQEALMRRAYELGGITDFSETAMVECHGTGTPTGDPIETRAVARVFGEKGVYIGSVKPNLGHTEAASGLVSLLKMVKALQHRIIPPNIKFSIPNPSIPFEEGKLTVPTEATPWPKDRLERVSVNSFGIGGANAHVILESAATYNIPTAVSGFPESPQLLLFTANSSKSITRLVDNYKVWIEQNPDKICDLAYTLARKRTHLPYRAFAIVNNGVIESVSQPINSKSAGPPSIVMVFTGQGAQWPQMGRELLRSDEVFKSSIRSLDQQLQTIAGKKPHYSIEEELKKAGKQSRLSSAEFSQPLCTAIQIALVDTLKAAGIVPHAVVGHSSGEIAAAYAAGALTAKEAITVAHHRGAVAVKQERPGTMAAIGMGWREIENYLVPNVTIACDNSPKSVTISADIDAVKSVVAAIKKEQPQILARLLQVDKAYHSYHMEEIGDHYQSLIEQVIGKAPSMLFFSSVSGNILDSEHKTGSKYWRDNLESPV; encoded by the coding sequence ATGTCGGTGGCTATGCAGGAGCAAGGAGTCTTGTCTAGCGATGGCTCATGTAAGACCTTCTCTGCTGACGCCAATGGGTATGCTCGTGGAGAGGCAGTTACGGCCATATTCATCAAGCCGTTGGCTGATGCCATTCGAGATGGCAACCCGGTTCAAGCTGTCGTGAGAGCCACATCTCACAACGTGGACGGAAAAACTCCGACGCTATCGCAGCCTAGCACGGATGTGCAAGAAGCTTTGATGAGGAGGGCATACGAGCTTGGAGGCATCACTGACTTCTCGGAAACCGCCATGGTAGAATGCCACGGGACAGGTACCCCGACAGGCGACCCCATTGAAACGAGAGCTGTGGCCCGCGTCTTTGGAGAGAAGGGCGTGTACATCGGCTCTGTTAAGCCCAATCTCGGACATACCGAAGCTGCGTCCGGCCTTGTTTCGCTTTTGAAGATGGTGAAGGCACTTCAACACCGTATCATCCCACCAAACATCAAATTCAGCATCCCCAATCCTAGCATTCCGTTTGAGGAAGGGAAGCTCACGGTTCCTACTGAGGCAACTCCGTGGCCGAAAGACCGCCTTGAACGGGTGAGTGTGAATTCTTTTGGCATTGGTGGCGCAAATGCCCATGTAATTCTAGAGTCTGCGGCGACTTATAATATCCCGACTGCGGTATCTGGGTTCCCGGAGTCGCCTCAGCTTCTATTGTTTACAGCGAATTCCTCCAAATCAATAACAAGGCTGGTCGACAACTACAAGGTCTGGATCGAGCAGAATCCCGACAAAATTTGTGATCTGGCCTATACTTTGGCCAGGAAAAGAACCCATCTGCCGTACCGAGCATTTGCCATTGTTAATAATGGTGTGATTGAAAGCGTTTCTCAGCCTATAAACTCGAAGTCTGCAGGCCCACCGAGCATTGTGATGGTTTTCACCGGCCAGGGCGCACAATGGCCGCAGATGGGACGGGAGCTATTGCGATCCGATGAGGTGTTTAAATCTAGCATCCGATCTCTCGACCAACAGCTTCAAACCATTGCTGGGAAGAAGCCTCACTACTCAATCGAAGAGGAGCTCAAGAAGGCAGGCAAGCAGAGCCGCCTGTCTTCGGCCGAGTTCTCTCAACCTCTTTGCACTGCTATTCAGATTGCACTGGTCGACACGCTCAAGGCTGCTGGAATTGTCCCACATGCCGTTGTGGGCCATTCCAGTGGTGAGATCGCTGCAGCATATGCCGCCGGGGCTCTTACGGCTAAAGAAGCTATCACAGTTGCCCACCACCGTGGAGCTGTGGCAGTCAAACAAGAGCGACCGGGGACAATGGCGGCCATTGGAATGGGCTGGAGAGAAATTGAAAACTACCTCGTCCCTAACGTCACGATCGCATGTGACAACTCGCCCAAGAGCGTTACAATCTCGGCCGATATTGATGCCGTGaaatctgttgttgctgctaTAAAAAAGGAACAGCCACAGATTCTGGCTAGACTACTCCAGGTTGATAAAGCCTACCATTCATACCATATGGAAGAGATTGGTGACCATTACCAATCACTAATCGAGCAAGTGATCGGAAAAGCACCGTCGATGCTTTTTTTCTCCAGCGTTAGTGGCAACATTCTAGATTCAGAGCACAAAACCGGGTCAAAATACTGGCGGGATAACTTGGAATCACCAGTTTGA
- a CDS encoding putative secondary metabolism biosynthetic enzyme (antiSMASH:Cluster_4.3~EggNog:ENOG410PKPR~COG:Q): MIATFQLGCLTNSLNSKWWEFTVPSYNGRNWTKHCTREASAQYSPPEQAQDPDALPRKLNVRKWFEKMAKGGLNLGGSFQTLDMMASSTSEQQGMGHVVNGRQGDEANYYIHPTVLDATLQILGAAAVNGYARKTRTWLPTSIDKISLYRCTSDTITNVSAKLLSNYSVLGDGCCTCEGRKVVEAVGIRMSLADAASSGEVRDGHAAARCEWKPDIDFLDVNELFCAPVIRTDNSRLLEELGDICLLLSQSCFSESSSNTTLPHLQRHVAWIKSQSKLTPIRLPCTWRGLDNQTISARINSLLKQLEGTLAAPVASAIHQVCMNMDSLLSGKDLEDILPGRTLSNVYKYLGQLERKEFIRQVIHSKAQSSNSRDWNWKWCVTAPRDRRGSHAH, translated from the coding sequence ATGATAGCCACATTCCAACTAGGCTGTTTGACGAATTCCTTGAACAGCAAATGGTGGGAGTTCACAGTGCCGTCCTATAACGGGCGCAACTGGACAAAACATTGTACACGAGAAGCTTCCGCTCAGTATTCTCCGCCTGAACAGGCCCAGGACCCTGATGCCCTGCCCAGAAAGCTTAATGTGAGGAAGTGGTTCGAAAAGATGGCCAAGGGTGGCCTGAATCTGGGAGGATCTTTCCAGACCCTTGATATGATGGCGAGTTCAACCTCAGAGCAGCAGGGGATGGGACACGTTGTGAATGGAAGGCAGGGAGATGAAGCCAATTACTACATCCATCCTACCGTCCTTGACGCAACCCTGCAGATCCTGGGCGCTGCTGCTGTCAATGGCTACGCACGCAAAACCAGAACTTGGCTTCCAACCAGCATCGACAAAATCTCTCTCTACAGGTGCACTTCGGATACGATCACAAATGTCTCTGCTAAGCTATTAAGCAATTATTCGGTCCTTGGAGACGGCTGTTGCACATGTGAGGGCAGAAAAGTTGTTGAAGCAGTCGGCATCCGTATGTCACTTGCGGATGCTGCCAGTTCAGGCGAGGTAAGGGACGGACACGCAGCAGCGAGGTGTGAATGGAAACCTGACATTGACTTCTTGGACGTGAACGAGCTCTTCTGCGCACCAGTGATCCGTACCGACAATTCACGCTTGCTGGAGGAGCTGGGAGACATCTGCTTGCTCTTATCCCAATCGTGCTTTTCGGAATCCTCAAGCAACACGACCTTGCCCCATCTTCAGAGACACGTTGCTTGGATCAAATCTCAGTCTAAGTTAACCCCTATCAGGTTGCCCTGTACTTGGAGAGGTCTCGACAACCAGACTATTTCCGCTCGAATCAACAGTTTGCTGAAACAACTGGAAGGCACGCTTGCAGCTCCAGTCGCTAGTGCCATTCATCAAGTTTGCATGAATATGGATTCTCTGCTGTCCGGCAAAGACCTTGAGGATATTTTGCCAGGAAGAACTTTGTCGAACGTCTACAAATATCTCGGACAGCTGGAACGAAAAGAGTTCATTCGGCAAGTGATTCACTCCAAGGCCCAATCTTCGAATTCTCGAGATTGGAACTGGAAGTGGTGTGTCACTGCACCGCGAGATCGTCGAGGATCTCACGCGCACTGA
- a CDS encoding putative secondary metabolism biosynthetic enzyme (antiSMASH:Cluster_4.3~SMCOG1028:crotonyl-CoA reductase / alcohol dehydrogenase~EggNog:ENOG41KOG1202~COG:I), whose amino-acid sequence MDFASLDICQDPIEQGFEEMEYDLVLAVHSLHKTKNAQESLANLRKLLRPDGRLFLQELCPSSRWVDYVLGALPTWWSGTEGGPIKPPYLSKEELELVLAAVGFGKPEAVVLDAEAPHQVTTSFVARPIRETPIKKVTVLVDEERSAVTHILNQLEKDGYEVIKCRLGDIPPAGQDMISLLDIEQPFFHDIDEARFLSFKTLLLGLQEHGSGMLWATHLIDIGCRDPRYAQVLGLARTIRTERLADLAICQVDAFDNPKSIDRLLQVLAKFQSRQGDEELNPDFEWAIFNNRVQVARFHPFALTDELLVSDRPNEMATLNVRSPGRVNSLYYERHERKDLENDEVEVQVYSAGLNFRDILVALGIVELPVRLFGIEAAGMVTRVGADVSPDDLQVGDRVAGTMLIPYFTAIHSIVNVGRVTKGQSVLIHSACGGVGLAAIQVAQMLEAELYVTVGSDEKVKYLMDHCHIPRKTGSLTPKRIHIARALIFSILDFYNKGFISPLPITIFPAAQTQDAFRFMEKGQHIGRLGVSIKNAGGDAELGSETTKRALKIAFKEFASYLMVGVLGGIGRAVSTWMVDHGARELIYMSRSAGLTTKDDAFIHELESMCCTVKLASGDTTKLKDVERTISAATYPLKGVVQMSMVVANENFTKMSSDEWTASTAPKV is encoded by the exons ATGGACTTCGCAAGTCTGGACATCTGCCAGGATCCTATCGAACAGGGATTCGAGGAAATGGAGTACGACCTCGTCCTCGCCGTCCACTCTCTTCACAAGACCAAGAATGCTCAGGAAAGCCTAGCTAACCTGAGGAAGCTCCTCCGCCCCGACGGCAGATTATTCTTGCAGGAGCTTTGCCCGTCATCCAGATGGGTAGATTATGTGCTAGGTGCGCTCCCAACTTGGTGGTCGGGTACTGAGGGCGGGCCAATCAAGCCGCCGTATCTAAGTAAGGAAGAATTGGAATTGGTGCTTGCTGCTGTCGGGTTTGGCAAACCCGAAGCTGTGGTTCTAGATGCCGAAGCCCCTCACCAAGTCACAACCTCCTTTGTCGCAAGGCCCATCCGTGAGACACCAATCAAGAAGGTCACCGTTCTTGTCGATGAGGAAAGATCTGCTGTTACACACATCTTGAACCAGCTCGAAAAAGATGGCTATGAGGTTATCAAGTGCAGATTAGGCGATATCCCGCCAGCTGGACAGGACATGATTTCGCTCTTAGACATCGAGCAGCCCTTTTTCCATGATATCGACGAAGCACGCTTCCTATCTTTCAAGACTTTACTTCTCGGCCTCCAAGAACATGGTTCTGGTATGCTCTGGGCGACCCATCTCATCGACATCGGATGTCGTGATCCCCGATACGCACAAGTTCTCGGCCTCGCCAGAACCATCCGAACAGAGCGGCTGGCCGATTTGGCAATCTGCCAGGTCGACGCTTTCGACAATCCCAAATCTATTGACCGTCTCCTCCAGGTGCTAGCGAAGTTCCAGTCGCGCCAAGGTGACGAGGAACTGAATCCAGATTTCGAATGGGCCATTTTCAACAACCGCGTCCAAGTCGCACGCTTCCATCCTTTTGCCTTAACCGATGAGCTCCTAGTTTCGGACCGGCCAAATGAGATGGCCACGCTGAATGTCCGTTCACCGGGACGGGTCAACAGTCTGTATTATGAGCGACATGAACGAAAGGACCTCGAAAACGATGAAGTGGAGGTCCAGGTCTACTCAGCTGGATTGAACTTCAGG GACATTTTGGTCGCACTGGGCATTGTTGAACTTCCAGTCCGCCTGTTCGGAATTGAAGCCGCTGGCATGGTTACCCGTGTGGGAGCGGACGTCAGCCCAGACGACCTTCAAGTAGGAGATCGAGTG GCTGGGACGATGCTGATCCCGTATTTCACCGCGATTCACTCCATTGTAAACGTCGGGCGTGTTACGAAGGGTCAG TCCGTCCTGATTCACAGCGCGTGTGGTGGCGTGGGTCTGGCAGCTATCCAGGTTGCCCAAATGCTGGAGGCAGAGTTGTACGTTACAGTTGGCAGCGACGAGAAAGTCAAGTACTTGATGGACCACTGTCACATTCCGAGAAAAACCGGATCTTTAACTCCC AAGAGGATTCACATCGCTAGAGCCTTGATATTTTCCATCTTGGATTTCTACAACAAAGGATTCATCTCCCCGCTGCCTATAACAATTTTCCCCGCAGCTCAGACCCAAGATGCATTCCGATTCATGGAGAAGGGACAACACATCGGTCGCCTCGGCGTTTCGATCAAGAATGCTGGAGGAGACGCCGAATTGGGATCTGAGACCACCAAAAGAGCTCTAAAGATTGCCTTCAAGGAGTTCGCCTCGTACCTTATGGTTGGTGTTCTTGGCGGAATTGGTCGTGCCGTGTCCACCTGGATGGTCGACCATGGCGCCCGCGAACTTATATACATGTCCCGCAGCGCTGGCCTTACCACCAAAGATGACGCTTTTATCCACGAGCTCGAGTCGATGTGTTGCACTGTCAAGCTCGCGAGCGGCGATACCACGAAGCTCAAGGACGTGGAAAGAACCATTTCTGCAGCAACCTATCCCCTTAAAGGTGTTGTGCAGATGTCGATGGTGGTTGCGAACGAGAACTTTACCAAAATGAGCTCTGACGAATGGACGGCGTCTACGGCACCCAAGGTTTAA
- a CDS encoding putative secondary metabolism biosynthetic enzyme (antiSMASH:Cluster_4.3~EggNog:ENOG41KOG1202~COG:I), with the protein MFSSVSGIVGQAGQANYASGNSFLDAFAQCRNGLGLAASVVDMGAVEDVGWISDHQGMMGKMSRSGFKPVLEQKVIDAMAICMLVHNKPNKAAESALTVTSKNSSYFVHKDTFLVGLALLIPLNDPSNYVIWKKDRRMASYHNKATVAATAASTDILKSYLSSAKADPSILKSSEAAKLFAVEIGKKLLDLLLKHHEGLKTSLPLLDLGLDSLVALELRAWIKQVFYLICPYWR; encoded by the coding sequence ATGTTCAGCTCGGTGTCTGGCATTGTTGGACAAGCGGGCCAAGCCAACTATGCGAGTGGAAACAGCTTCCTTGATGCGTTCGCCCAGTGCCGCAATGGCCTGGGTCTCGCCGCTTCTGTGGTTGACATGGGAGCCGTCGAGGACGTTGGCTGGATTTCGGACCACCAGGGCATGATGGGTAAGATGTCGCGGAGCGGCTTCAAGCCTGTTCTGGAACAGAAGGTCATTGACGCCATGGCAATCTGCATGCTAGTTCACAACAAACCGAACAAAGCCGCCGAAAGTGCTCTTACTGTGACTTCGAAGAACTCTTCTTATTTCGTCCACAAGGATACCTTCCTCGTCGGCCTTGCCTTGCTCATCCCATTGAATGACCCTAGCAACTATGTGATCTGGAAGAAGGACCGCCGTATGGCGTCTTATCACAACAAGGCTACAGTTGCTGCCACAGCAGCCTCGACGGATATTCTGAAGTCCTACCTGAGCAGTGCTAAAGCGGACCCTTCCATTCTCAAGTCGTCAGAAGCAGCGAAGCTCTTTGCAGTGGAAATTGGCAAGAAGCTCCTCGATCTTTTACTCAAACACCATGAAGGGCTCAAAACAAGCTTGCCCTTGCTTGATCTTGGGCTTGACTCATTGGTGGCTCTTGAACTGCGCGCTTGGATCAAGCAGGTCTTCTATTTGATCTGCCCATACTGGAGATGA